One window of the Eriocheir sinensis breed Jianghai 21 chromosome 59, ASM2467909v1, whole genome shotgun sequence genome contains the following:
- the LOC126985192 gene encoding peroxidase-like protein 2 yields MGGKWAAATLLVAAFTTLNTRALASPVVAPAAAPGAPQRDTETALEVPRNAQGEANTTLDDPQNNPEEPEGFLGLRNPFRGPDLTVMDAFSEPVTGNPFDGPGGILGGVAYYLHRAQMIMQALYTDELLPDKRWMRWLHYIEEFVADVHQTSLWDVLFKMMTRRNTVSQLNSAQTGDVNVELTQVEVDPIGNLFWAALYGFHDFIDLPNLYEFWSRFQAINSYFATTEMPSTTKHPLSIFAEDDIMEESVGEVKLPSDVLSVQPYDPYVVGVNTMLFMFYFHIFFKNFLFNSGFENGFLPPPPFGGGGGGGGGGGGGGGGGGGGGGGGGGGGGGSGEGDDAADDGGGGGGGGGGGGGEEGGAGGRSSEAAAPAGGGGGGGGGGDYYDDYGDDGYQAAERLRRYPVFEVSA; encoded by the exons ATGGGCGGGAAGTGGGCGGCAGCGACTCTCCTCGTGGCCGCCttcaccaccctcaacacccgCGCCCTGGCCAGCCCCGTAGTCGCACCAGCAGCAGCCCCAGGAGCACCCCAGAGGGACACCGAAACCGCCCTAGAGGTACCCAGAAATGCCCAAGGGGAGGCGAACACTACCCTGGATGACCCGCAAAATAACCCCGAGGAGCCTGAAGGATTTTTGGGCCTACGAAACCCATTCAGAGGCCCAGATCTGACGGTGATGGACGCGTTTAGTGAACCCGTGACTGGGAATCCTTTCGACGGCCCGGGGGGAATCCTAGGCGGCGTAGCGTATTACCTACACCGCGCACAGATGATCATGCAAGCGCTCTACACCGACGAGCTGCTCCCCGATAAGCGCTGGATGCGTTGGCTTCACTATATAGAGGAGTTCGTGGCGGATGTACACCAAACCTCCTTGTGGGATGTCCTTTTcaagatgatgacgaggaggaacaCTGTATCGCAACTGAACAGCGCACAGACAG GTGACGTGAACGTGGAACTGACCCAGGTGGAAGTTGACCCCATCGGCAACTTGTTTTGGGCGGCGCTGTACGGCTTTCACGATTTCATTGACCTCCCGAATCTGTATGAGTTCTGGTCGCGGTTCCAGGCCATCAACAGCTACTTCGCCACCACGGAAATGCCTTCGACTACCAAGCACCCGCTGTCCATCTTCGCGGAGGACGACATCATGGAGGAATCGGTGGGAGAGGTCAAACTGCCTTCCGATGTGCTTTCTGTTCAGCCTTATGATCCCTATGTCGTCGGGGTCAACACTATGCTCTTCATGTTCTACTTCCATATTTTCT tcAAGAACTTCCTCTTCAACTCAGGCTTCGAGAacggcttccttcctcctcctcccttcggcggcggcggcggaggaggaggcggaggaggaggtggaggaggaggaggaggtggtggaggcggaggaggaggtggaggaggtggaggaagtggagagggagatgaCGCTGctgacgatggaggaggaggaggaggaggaggaggtggaggaggaggagaagaaggaggagcaggaggaagatcgAGTGAAGCAGCAGcaccggcaggaggaggaggaggaggaggaggaggaggagattattaTGATGACTATGGAGATGACGGG TACCAAGCGGCTGAGAGGTTAAGACGGTACCCTGTGTTTGAGGTGAGTGCGTGA